Within the Poecilia reticulata strain Guanapo linkage group LG13, Guppy_female_1.0+MT, whole genome shotgun sequence genome, the region TGAGAATGCCTATTACTGAGTGGGTTGCCAGGTCTGATATAATTCCAGTCGAACCTGTAACAACATTTTATGGGTTGGAAAGATTCATGTCGATTCTgcattgtgttgcattttttCTTATGGCTTTGATTGTAAAGGTGGTGGAAATTTAGTAAGTTTGTCAGTGCAAAATAAATGGCAGCAGTCAATAGAATGACACTTTGACCTTTTAACGGATAACACTGAGTGAACTGTGATTTATTCAAGGGGATAATGTATGCTGAGAGACTGGGAGAAGAAATTGCTAAAAAACTGATTAGGTTGTGTTGTGTGACCAGACAGAATACATTTCTATTCATTGAGGTTTTGCTGCATTTCCATATAAGTTTATTATTGACCATAAGACCTTGCCGTAGTCAGTAACTGTGCCCAAAATTAGTCATGTGTTGAGAAAAGTCTAAAATGGCACGTCCTGAACGGTTATGAAAGATAGATTGTGTTCATGGCTCTTGGGTAATTCTTCTATCAACTTTGAATTTCCCCAAATAACTGCACAAATCTgcctgaaataaacaaatttttaaaaataagtctcTGTCAGAGTTTTTAttgtaacaatttttttttacatatttcttatgtagttgacaaaatgtaatgtttacttcttgtttcataattgatgacagtatgatgttttcatgatgcaAAGCATTTGAGCTGCCTTGTTCCTAACTTGACATAGCCATCAAGTTGACTAAAGCCCCATCAATACAAAGATTTCAGAGAAACTTCCAACTCAATGCTGATTATTCCAGGTGTTTATTACAATCACACCTGAAGGAGATCACTCCACTTGTTGAATGTATTTCAGTTCCTGCAGACACATTAGACCTAATTAGGCTCAATAGTTTCAATGGTTTCAtcctttacattttcaaatggcGTTTCcttagattttttcttttcgaGTCACATTATAAAATGCAATATCAATCTTTGTAATGTCTTGAGATAATATATTGGCAACAAGATAGTCAAGTGAaaaattggaaagaaaaaaccttTATTGTGGTTAGCAGTACAGTTGTGACAAAACATGACAAGTCAGAACCGGAAAACATGAAGGAATGGagtgtttaaatttaaatgtactgACAGAGAGAACAGTAATTacttaaagaaattaaaattgcaATATATTAATGCACCAAAAAGATAATAAACagtgattttttccccccggTTCTCAATGTATCATCCATGCTGCTCATCtattaaagaaagaaattctaaatattgtaaagatttttttatgttcactttgctgaaataaaacaagtttcatttaactaaaaaaaaaaatacttgttttagAGTCACTAGATGCCAAAATGatcaatttaattcaatgtaATGATGTAATGCTGGGATATGAATTATACTGTTTTTTATGAGCCATTGGCCAACCTGTTCCATGATGCTtcaattatctttttttctttaagctaactctaatgtttccattttcacCAACAAAACATCACATGTTGTCTTTAAAATCAATTACCCCAAAAATCATTCCTTGATAAACATGATTAATTTCAGTAATCATTCAGTATTTCTAGCATTATACtggaaataaaagacaaactaCAGCTAAAACCAGGTCACAGTTTAAACTTGACCCAGTGGTAGTTTTAGTTAAAGGTGATCGTGTTAGGCCATAGGGTGATCGGTCCAGAGAGGCAGGTCGGAGAGTTTCTCCTCAGTGGCTCTTTGGATGGGCCATCCCCAGGCTTTGAAGAATCCAGTCAGATTCATGTTCACAGCTCTGGAGAAAGTCTCAGCATACAGGTTCATCTTCCCTTCTTTGTCTTTGGGATGGTTGGTCATGTCATGGTAGGCAGCAAACACCTTCTTAAAGGCATCCCAGCCAAACTTTTCCTGGAgctacaaagaagaaaacaggattATGCAGATGTGACCTCAGATACAAACACAGTGActgttctgtctttttatttcagaaggACTTTTTATTGTACGTCAACATTCACACCAATGATTGTGTTCATATAAATTCAATAACATGTGTCCTCTGTGATTAAAGAGTAGGCTGGAAATTTTTGTCTTGAATGACTGATTGAATAAACATTCAATAATTCATCTGTTACCACGACTATCAATTCACCTACTGGAAGACTAACATTCGACCAAACGTCTGctgttttaaatgacttttatttgttcGCTCTCTAACCTGCAGGTATGTCTCCAGGGCGGTCCAAACGTTCCAGTCGCTGAGATTCTTGCCTCCTTTAACGTATTCCTCTACAGAGCGCTTCCGACTGGCTGCAGTTACGGAGGGATGAGCCTTAAGACAATGACTTAATTTTAGGTAAAGGTAGCAAAAGTTGACTCTATGACTTAGATAAACATCATCTGACAGTTACCAGACTCATGTTTGTTGCAACATGTACATAGAGTCTAAAGGCAATTCTAGACTTGCAACATAAATGTCTTCATTAAGTCTTCCCTACTTGTCGTTACACTAGATGACTTTGTGAGGCTTTTCCATAAAATTATGTGATGTCAGTCTgataataaattaatgaaacaaaCTTATAAATGTCTCTATCTACACAGTACAAGTCTGATGTGCTAAAGTGCTCAATATATACAGCATGATGTATGATGTGAAGAATATTTGTTGTTCAACAACAAAAGGTTGCTGTTCATAATTCCTGAACTGCTGTTCTTGAGTCAAAAATAGTcataaataaatggataaaactcacatttaaaatactcaacaaattaaaaaataagccACCTTTGCTCTGTTGAGTCCCAGCACCTCCTCATTCACATACACTGACCACAAGTTGCACGTGGCCTCTCCAGTGTGTGGTGGAAACTCCCATGGGCTTCTCTGCTGGTTGTGCCCCAGTTCATGAGTTTCTCCCCACAGACCTTTGGTCCGGGCATCTTGTATGTTAAACAGCTCAGCTCCTATAGATGAGTGCATCATGATGGGATAGCCTGAATGCATCCAACCTGGgagcagaaaacacaatttagtTCTGATTTCAGTGCAGCTGAGATCAGAAAATAATCAACATCTTTCTCATTTTCAGCCAGCTGCTTTCCTCACAGCGACAATGTTGTCTTCTTTCTCCaccataaattaaatgattttgaaTCAAATCATATTTGAAAAAAGCTGATTTCTGTGGGATTCTGTCACGTTTCATTGCTTTGGTGTACTGTGATCATGTGTGTAGCACAGACAATAAGTAAAGATCTGTGTCTTAAAGGAAAGTGTTACATCTTGGTAGTTTTGAGTTATATTTTAACTCATTTCCTATGGAAACCTCTATCAAAATTCTAATTTgtgtttatcttattttaagtgtttgctTAGATTTGTCACTTCAAGTTGCTTGGCCAAGATTACAAGAAATTCCTGCAGAATTATTCATCAATCATTTAACTTCTTCTTACATTTCCTGCATCCTTACCTGCAGAAATCTGCACATCAGCCACGATGCGTTCTTTGCGGATGAATTTTTGTGGAATGACGGCCAGATCTGCAACACCCTTCATGATGCCATTCCAGAGTTTTTCCACCTCCAGAGCGTTCTCCAGGTCACGAATGATGTGTGACGGTACAGTGAGGATGATGTTCTCAAACTCCATTTCTGCCCAGGGTGCAGGAGCTTTGCGCAAAGAGGACCAATCAGCTGCTTTTGTCACACCTGAAGTAAGCCAAGAATGGATGTTGTGATGAAAACAACTTTGAAATACTtggaaaaataagcaaataagaATTCAAGTACAAAACTGTACACAGTGTGAGTTGTATATCTCCCAAAATGAAATGTACTTAATAAatccctcctgttgtcctcgggtcaaaatgaccgagatttgtatgtgtttttccTATACACaaaaaatgaggacaacaggaggttAAGCAAGCAGTCTCTCTAAAAGTTAGCTTCTCTTGTGAtctaatttgaaatatttcaatcttTTATTCATAGAGAATTTACCATAGGAAGACATTCGCAAATCAAAATGGACAGATGAAAAGTTTATGCTTTGAATCCAGGGGTGGAAGCAACTGCAGGGGAAACTATTCACTTCACAAAAGAAATGACATTAGTGAATATTAAAGCAACATTATGAGACATCAGCCAGAAAGCTGAAGACAACAAAACCATGATCtaaatgttgttaaaatgtgAGCAGACTTAAAAAGGTAATTCTGAAACACAGTTCAGTCAGGCAAAATGGGCCacaatttcagaaaattgtaagacgtttctggtgaaaatgtttgactcaaGCTTTGTAAGTTCATGAAAGAACTAATTATaaggaaacaaattaaaactttagaaaaaacaaacaaacaattatCTCCCTCGCTATTCTGAcattaacaaaatataattacCCTAAGTGACCTATAATGGGAAAAGTGTCAGATTTCATGACACCTTTTTctcaaacagtgagaaaaacatGCTGTAATCTATGCTTATTTATGAGCATACGTGGTAATCTAGCTGGAAGTTTCCTGTATCTCCTGTGATCTCTCCATGATTCTgcaaaagtaaactaaaaggaATGTGTTGTCTATCAAATATTACCAATGTGTAAGCTTCTGAAAGGATCAAACTCAGTTTTATTATGACTGCATACaccagagtattttttttatttttttaaaaataaatatagtttGTTTTATGGAATAGAACAACCTCCATATCTGGCACTATTGGTAGAGATGTGAACATTCCTAAAAATGAAATTCATTACTGACACTGAAGGTGATCCTTTAATACTCCTGTCTATCATGCAAAAttactcatttctttttctaaattgacCGTTACAATTGGGTCTTCAAACAAAATGCATAGCACAcccaaacaaacaggaacaattgcaattgaaattaaaaagaagtggaaaactgtgtttttacattttaagttacCAAACAACCAATGGATGTGATGTACACAGTATATCAGAAAGCCCAGAGCTCATCACATCCATTGGATTCTCAAAATATCCCCTTATGGAGCATGAAATAAACTCACCAGACTTGTAATAAGGAGCAGTGACCGCCTTCTGAACCACGATCTTTTCATCCTCCACCTTCACGTCACGAGGAGCCACCAGGTAGATGAGTCCTCCCCACAAGTTCCACACCTGCATCCTCTCTGATGTAACAGGGAACCTCTTGATAACATATGGAGCTCTCCATAACTCCTCTTGATGCAGCTCATCACTTTGGCAGCCTATTTGGATCTGTGGGTGACACAGACCAAGTAATACAAGTTGGAAAGATTGCAGAAGGTTTTAGTGTATTTTGGGACAGGactttttttcactaaaatgtGTTGCACAGCCATGAATTGAAGAGGACATATGATGTCATTCCCTTtgacatttaaatcatttagtTGTGGTCCATATAGAGAGGACCTGTAATGGTTTGGTCTGAATTCTTCTACAGGTCCCATTTTTATCCCTGTTCTATTACAATTATCTTGGGGTGAAGAAAGGCCACAGAATGGATTAGGATCATGCCCAAGACAAAAGTGgcataaaaaaatcccaaacaaaaGATGTAattatacaattaaaaacacacgGTACTGCAGTTATTGTCCTCAAAGAGATAAAAGTAGAAGTCATGAcgctatttatttttcttggacAGGTATCCACACCAGTGGGGAAAGTCTTTGATTGCTCAGTGCACTTCAAGAACCAGTGCTTTAGCAACCTGATACGATGAGGCAGTGTAATGAATTGTGTGAATAAAGACATCCTACAGCTGAAAAATTTTACTTGTCCACCTGTAGCTTTGGCATTTATGAATCTGGACTACAAATTATCTGCAAGATATAAAAATGGATTCATGAAACTGGTTAGCCAGAAGTCCATGACCTTAATTACCAGTTCTGCAGAAAATGTTGtgattgttcaaaaaacataataagGAATCAAGAAAGCTGAACATATTGAAAAATATGGCTCGAACATAACATAAAGTTTACACAGCAACGGAAGAGACAAAACTTTTCTGCACTCCATAATATATTTTAGTGCTAAAACAGTGGATTTTGCATTACATGTCCCCTTTAAAGCATTAATGTTTGGTAATATTAGAATTACATTTCATTCAGATGCTCTAGGATTTAGCATAATGTTTAGGGGAATAAATAAAGACAGCAATAGTTTGAGTTCATGTACACTACCGTCCATTTCCTGTTCACAAACTTTGGTGGTAAGATCATTTCTGTCTTCATGCCAGGAGAGAGGTACAGGCCTGTACTGATCCACCCCTCATGTTCTGTCACACAATCCCAAAAATCAAGCCAATGAGTCGTTTCATTTTtcaccaataaaaaacattttttcaccttttctcCATATTAGATAACAACAGTGATCTCTGACCTCCTGTTTGTGCAGTGATCTTGATTTGTTGGTTCTTGACCACAGGTAGTGGCGGGTTATCCTTGATGATGTAGGGCAGAAGCTCCTCCTGGTTTAGGGAAGCTTCGTACACACTGGTTGCCAGACTGAGGAGTGCATGCTCTTTGGGACTCTTCACTGGGTTCTCCTTACTTGCCTTGAAATAATATAGTTCATATGAGCTCTTAGAAaccagtgctttgcaaaagcattgacatttattttaaaaaattttcaccctgacaatgcacaaaaatgttgtgTCTAAAATTTTTGaccatgtataatttttcttccagtatTTTGAAATACCCAatgacatctttttttaaactgaatagaTTTAAAGTACAGATGGAAACAGAACATTAATATTATAAGTCCCACCTGTCGGATGCCCACTTTCTTTAAGATGTCAGTAAGAAGGGACAGAATCTGTATGTAGGAGAAGTTATCATAAGCCTCCATCCTCAAGAAGGAGGCACTCTCTGATCCCAGTTTCTTTAggttctcttcttcttccttggTGAGTTTTATGCCCTCTAGAGCATGACCAGCAAATTGATGCAGGAGATGACGGAAATGGAGCTTGTTGACTTGGTTTGGATCAGGAGCTTTGTAGACATTTGCTGTTATAGTTTGTGTTAATAAGCCCAAGCCCATTTTGCTCAAGATTTTGTTTCCTGGAACAAGAAAATTGTACAGAATAATCTTGTAAATctgtcgtgttttttttttgactcagaATTAGACATTAGTCAGTTTGAATTACACATAAAACAGGAATGTTCTTCTACACAGGCATATAATAGCACCATAATGTAGCTAAGCCCTAATTTATTCAAACCCTGGAAGATTAAGATTTCAAATTATATTACAAATATACATTTGTTCCTGAAATAGAAGTGGGACTGGTATctcacaaaaaacaataaattagtattatttatttggaaaataattttaatttgctttcattttgataaaaaaaaatgtcatgacaGTAATTATTAACACCCCATCTGATAATCAGTAGGAAAATATGAATTGTCATTATATCAAAGGTTAATTCAGTATGACTGACCTGCTTTCCAGATGTTTCcactattattttaaagttgttgtttttttatgctgagCTCCAAGTCTCACATAGATTTGACATTCGCTCAGCTCTTTACAGCATATATTTCTCTTTTACTGTGTTGGTTTATTAGCCtgataactttttaaatatgaagaaatgtgGCATCATATACCTGAGAAGTCTTGCATGGGGTTCTGACCAATGTGTTCTGATGCCCAGTACCAGGCATGTCCACCAATCAGCAGGCCTCCTCCCTCAACCACAAAGTTTTGGATCGTCTCAGCATCCATGTTAGTGTATGCTTTGCATACAAACACACTCAGCTCTGAGCTGAAGTTTGTCTTCTTACATGTCAAACCTAAGTTGGGTAAAGGTTTGACGCCTGGCTCAAATCCAACCACTCCTTTTCTACCTTGGTCCAACCAGTCAATTGCATTCTTCCAAAATGATGCCAGTTTCTGTTAGAAAAGAGAAGATATTTAGAGGAAGAGACACTTAAAGTATTCTTAGTTCTCAGCCAACAAACATGATGTTGAATATGAAACCATACATTATACAAGAGGTCTGTAACCCCAGGCCTCAAGGGCcggagtcctgcaacttttagaagtgttGCTGATCCAACAcgcctgaatcaaatggctgaattgtATTCTCAGTATGAGGACAAGTTCTCAGGAGTCTTGCTGAGGactttattatttcacttaggttttgaagcagagacacatctgaACGTTGACACTGGCCTCCAAGGTCTGGATTGTGTTAACATTTTACTGTTAACTCGTAGCTCATtctgtttaaaacataatttttagtgaaacaaaacacatttttaggtCTCCTTTACTGCACCTCATATTGCAGAAATGCCTCATGCGTCACCACAATGACCCGTCCCCGACCATAGTAGGTTCCTCCCAGGAATGCCTCTCCTTTATCTGTGGTACCGATGGGAAAAGCAAGAGGGCCGTGGACCAGAGCGGCAGAGGGAAGTCCATCTCCTTGAATGTCAAAATCTGAAATCCCTTTCAGCAAGAACTCCAGGTCTTTTTTGAAATCCATCCCACAACTTTGTAGTaagaagacagaaacagaaacacaaagctgtgatgatgagaaaaggagaaaataacttttaaatattaacaccATTAAAACCATACGAGGAAGAGTTTAAACATCAAGATTTCTACTGGATTTCTAAAGAGTACCTATAAAAAAATGATcacatattaaaaagaaatgtctgaaatttGCAGTCAAACTGAAGTTAACACTTACTCTACAGTTTTCCAGGAGGATGGGATCTCTGGGGAAATGGAAAGTTTTTCTGCCTCTCCATACTGAGCAGTAAAGTAGATTCCTGCTACTCCTGTAACTTTATTCCCTGGGAACTCAAGGATTAGGTTTTTATTCTCGTTCTGTGAAGCCCACCACCAAGCTTGTCCACCAATCAGCAACCCTCCCCCTGCTTTCATGAAGGCTATCAGCTCTTCTGCCTTTGGACCCACTTGGTACGCATCTGTTACATACACACTGACACCCAGGTCTGCTCTAAATTCCCCAATGGGACTGACTCGGTGGCTGGATCTGTTGAGGTTATCAACAACTCCTTTCATTGCTTTTGGTACACCTAAAGACAGGTTGGCAGACTTCCCTCCTCCCAGCCAGGTCAGAGCTTTTTCTACCAGAGCAGGACAGAGGGTCAGGTATGTCTCATGGCTCAGGACCACGATTCTTCCTCGGCCGTACACAGAAGCAGCCATGAGGACGTGACCCTGGCTGTTCATCAGTACAGGAAAGGCATCTCCTGCCAGCACCAAGGTGCAAGGAGCACTGGAGTGCTGAAGGTCCACCTCCTGAATACCTCTTATCAGAGCCTTGTAGGCATCCCGAGGGTAAGACTGGGTTGACTGGTTGGACATGATGCTGTGTAGTTTGGATGAAGAAGGTAATGGACAAAAGAAAGCTGTTCCAAAGAGATGCTGTGTCAGTGTCTCTTCctgcaatagaaacaaaatgttcaagttaaaaatgctaaatcatGTAGCTGTTTATCAGTCATAGCACCACAATGAACTACTCCTACAAAACAGCATAGGGGGTTTGTTGAAGATTTAAATACAGAGCATTGTCACATTAATGCATTCACAGATATGAAGTAAAGTCTATTATGATGCACAGTAACTTTTTAACCCTGAAGTCtgtgttaaaattatttaaaatttaaatgttggtCAGActggtttgtttctctttcaagTAATGaatacaaaatctaaaataaacattggttTCTTCACTGGAGGATTCTAGGGGAGCGAAGCTGCCACACCTTTGCTACCAAATTTTGCTACCAAAAATGTGAGAACTTGTGTAATACTGTCTTTAATAACCACTCAATCATgttcaaatgttaatatgtttACAACGAGTCTGATTctacaaaagaaagaaatatcaTTAACTACACAGGAATCAGAAATATATTCCAGACATAAATtgacttttataaataatattgaaaacaGAGTTCCCAAATTTGTGCAAATAGCATCAGGTAAACTAGTTTAATCAAAATTCATATTACTGTTGGGTTATACACAACagttttgtgaataaaaagcaTTGCATAATGATTTGGCAAGGACTTTTGtaagaatatattaaaataaatcacgtacatttaattaaagtaaGTTGATAATTTAGTTCAAAAGCAGGTTATCATTTAATGCCAAActttagattaaattaaattaaatcatttaatttaatgtcatGAAGCCTGTAGTGATCATTTGCAAGTTGTGTTTAacctaaacataaaaatataaacttaataTTAGTGAAAATTTGATAAACTTAAAATCCGATATAATTTCTAGCTTGTGTTTCTAAAATAAGCCAGTTTAATAGTCAATAGAGTCAATATAGCTGTTTTTACCTGTGTGCAACTTGAAATctctaaaaacagaaacctgtCCCAACGTGCAGCATTCCAAGCAGCTTCTCGTAAAGATAGTGTACTGGAaagaaataccttttttttttctttttccaaggaaaaatgaacaagaggaaaaacaggGAGGGATTCAATGATTATCCAATGAACATTTAGCACAGAgagtacttttcttttctttctctttaggCAACGACTTTGTAATCTTCTGAAATTTTAGGTTCACTTTAAAGGTCAATGAAGCTCATACTTGcgcagctttttatttatttcaaacagacaataaataattaaaacatgaaaaaaatacacaataatgtCCACTGGCATGcagttttacataatttattcaaaaagaaGCAGGTAGAAGATATAGGATCTTATCTTACATCTTCAACCTGTATGCCAATGGACGttattgtactttttcatgTGCAGCACAAGCTCATACTGCATGTGAGCTCTCTCAATATGAGAGAGGATTTCCTGCCTCTCTCATATTGATCAACTTACAAACGTTTAAATCTCCAAACATCACACAATACTTCACTTTCTTGTTGTTTGCCCTCCTTGCCTGGACCTTTGTGATAATCATATCTGCTCCTCCGGGATTAAATGTACCAAAGATAAATACATGTTTGGAATGATGTTTCTGAACAAGTCCATGCAAGTTtgtctgaagaagaaaatgccTTCATTTTATaagcttctgtttttctttctattctcATTCAACATCTCCAAGAACATCAGTCTCATTGGTCGAAATATATGTATCTTGTCAAAATTGATTTCTACATGTACTGTATTCAGTGGTAAAGATGCCAAAATATGAGCAATTGTTAGAATTACTAGCTGCTCTCCAAACCAAGGTTGGTTTTAGTCTATGGAGAATTTGGGATGTGCTCCACTCCACAGAGGAGCAGGGCTCATAGCTTGGCAGAAGCGCACACATTTCCAAATTGTGCCCATGCTTGACTGTTATCTGGTTCTTAAAGTTGTacgtttaaatatttctttcagacagagaaagaaaagtctTCAGGATCAGCAGCATCAGTAGAGGAGACAAGTGATCAAGCAGTGGCTCATATGGTCACAACATGACTTATAAAACTTCAAAACCTCAGTGTGATTACAAAAACCTAAGATTTTGAATTCAAGGTGCACGATTGAAGGTACAGGTGTTTGTTTTATGGTCAGCTGTGCTCTCCTAAGTTatcagcagagagaaagagagctcTACTgggttaaaatgacaaaatccacagaaaaaccCTTCTTCACCTGAAAATACAGATGGTGTTTGTCTTTCTACAGCAGAGTTTCTCAGTTCTGGTTGTCAGGGGCCGCTGCCCTGCATATTTGAGATATATCTCTGGTCCAGAACACCTAAGTAAAATAATTGCATGACCTCATCAAGTTCAATAAAAACCTGTTAATCACTTACTTATTCAAGTCAGGCATGTTGCAGAAGAGCAGCTACTAAAACAGAGGCCCTCAaatccaggcctggagggcctgCAACTTCTAGATGTGTCCCTAGTTCAACACGcctgcaggacactggccctccAACCCTGGATTTGAGGACTCctgacctaaaacatgcagggcagcgGTGCAGAGGACcagaattgagaaacactgctctacaGCAAGGCTCAAAGTGATTGTGGAGGCATTAATATTCCTCTTAAATACAGAGAAATTCCCCAGATTTTGATACGGTCATGGAAAAATGCCAGTGAACACCAGCCCTACTTGTCATCAAAAGTGATCAATAAATGGCAATAGTCAAAGAATAAAATTTACTGTGTAATATATTGATGTGTAAATTGAGTGTTTTCAATCATCTTTAGTGCCATGATCGATTATGGgattgaatataatttttttagaataatccttttagttttatttatctcaAGCTGAAAGCAGGATGATATTTTGGctgcttaaaaaaattagaaactGGCTATTTGCTTTTAGTTCGTTTTTAAAGGGTGCACAGTCACTattcaaaatattgtttttggtttgagatttttccataaattaaaaaatagaaacacttGTTATTTCAGACTTACAGTCTTTTCAGAAGCTTAAAAGCTCTAAAACTCTTTTAATGAGACCTAGGAATGAATATGTCTTTCCTGTATTCGAAAGTCAGAAGAAAACCTACAAATTGGTTTAGTTTACTTATAAAACTATCAGGTAACCAGTTACTCACTGTGCAAGCTGTAGATCTCcagatgatttttctttgaCCAGCAGGGAGCAGAAATTTGCCTCTCATAATGAAGACAATGTGCAGACAGACTCTTATATAATACAGCTATGGCAAAGCGtggtaaaacattaattttctgACGTCATTGTCACTTTCTGTTGTTGGGAAAATGAGTCACTAATAATTTCTGTAGAAGGGAGAGCAAGATTTCTGATAAAGGGAGTATATGATTTCTGTTGAAGTCATTTTTGCATGTGGCAATAAGCTgcatgcaaaaatgtatttgaaaaacCTTCAAGCtttatattttatcagaaatgtcaaactttttttagcaaatatatTAATGCTGGTTCCCTTATGCCTTTCCTGTCtgtaagacataaaaacataaccTTTGACCCTAGAAGGACATACACTTAAAACTGTACACATTTGCACTCTTTTGTATCTCGTTTTAGTTTAGTCATAggttttggaaaatgtaaaagtagTTTCCCTGgaatgatctgaaagattcTACGTGTTCTGCTGAATCAGTTGATATTTCACgattctttaatttattcattcaacTTCCTTAAATCTGTGACATTCTTCTGAAAAGTGTTATTTGTCTTGTACTTGATCAAACGTGTCTTTCATATTAATCTTGGACTTTTTATGTATTCAAAGTGTTCCTTCTCAGACAAAAGTCctacagaaaaatgtaattcatcTTATAATTCATGTgtagatttattattattattattattattattattattattattattattattattattattattattattattattattattattattattattattattgtggatttaaaatgtattcttccAAGGCctaatacatatatataatgttttttcCATTGACAGAACTAGTTCACAAATTTTCTACATGTTTGAGGTTGGGTATGTGAAAGTTGTTTTAAACACTGAATGAAAGCTAAGACAtctttttgtcaaactttgaTAAGAAGTTTTGACAAGTTGACAGGTGACCTCTAGAAGAATGGTCTTGTTGGTTAGAAGGTCTACATACTTGTTTTCTA harbors:
- the LOC103474843 gene encoding TRPM8 channel-associated factor homolog, translated to MSNQSTQSYPRDAYKALIRGIQEVDLQHSSAPCTLVLAGDAFPVLMNSQGHVLMAASVYGRGRIVVLSHETYLTLCPALVEKALTWLGGGKSANLSLGVPKAMKGVVDNLNRSSHRVSPIGEFRADLGVSVYVTDAYQVGPKAEELIAFMKAGGGLLIGGQAWWWASQNENKNLILEFPGNKVTGVAGIYFTAQYGEAEKLSISPEIPSSWKTVDCGMDFKKDLEFLLKGISDFDIQGDGLPSAALVHGPLAFPIGTTDKGEAFLGGTYYGRGRVIVVTHEAFLQYEKLASFWKNAIDWLDQGRKGVVGFEPGVKPLPNLGLTCKKTNFSSELSVFVCKAYTNMDAETIQNFVVEGGGLLIGGHAWYWASEHIGQNPMQDFSGNKILSKMGLGLLTQTITANVYKAPDPNQVNKLHFRHLLHQFAGHALEGIKLTKEEEENLKKLGSESASFLRMEAYDNFSYIQILSLLTDILKKVGIRQASKENPVKSPKEHALLSLATSVYEASLNQEELLPYIIKDNPPLPVVKNQQIKITAQTGEHEGWISTGLYLSPGMKTEMILPPKFVNRKWTIQIGCQSDELHQEELWRAPYVIKRFPVTSERMQVWNLWGGLIYLVAPRDVKVEDEKIVVQKAVTAPYYKSGVTKAADWSSLRKAPAPWAEMEFENIILTVPSHIIRDLENALEVEKLWNGIMKGVADLAVIPQKFIRKERIVADVQISAGWMHSGYPIMMHSSIGAELFNIQDARTKGLWGETHELGHNQQRSPWEFPPHTGEATCNLWSVYVNEEVLGLNRAKAHPSVTAASRKRSVEEYVKGGKNLSDWNVWTALETYLQLQEKFGWDAFKKVFAAYHDMTNHPKDKEGKMNLYAETFSRAVNMNLTGFFKAWGWPIQRATEEKLSDLPLWTDHPMA